The Nocardia arthritidis genome has a window encoding:
- a CDS encoding FAD-dependent monooxygenase, with amino-acid sequence MRVQVYDEEVQVLIAGGGLVGLSLAVFLRDQGISTIVLERHPATSMQPRGRMLTSRSMELFHSIGLGQAIVEAPPSVFLEYGESARAETLVGAEDFRTARPPMDSVAEFSPHEPALIDQSTVVSLLRTRAEQCGADIRFGHRMAGFYQRGRGVDVVAEERAAGRRYRVRAEYLVAADGHRSPTRRSLGIEMLGPGTLQHIANIAFEADLTVALRGRRLALCYLRQPRSGTLLAILDRSDRWVLMVPYDPETSDVDREFDRAGCVDMIRAATGIADLEPALLMPFADEARLVHTWEMAAAVAERYRVGRVLLAGDAAHIMPPAGGFGGNTGIQDAHNLAWKIAAVLGGAADPGLLETYELERRPVARLTCEHTIQRLRGRTEAEGDSQLAANSPAIGLGYRYRSPAILAEDDDGPDVLHPRDLSGLPGTRAAHLELVRDGRQLSTIDLFGHRFVLLTGPEAVAWSAAGRRFAAESGIGLDVYRLGHDVHDSQRRWKQKYGVDDSGAVLIRPDGFVAWRAPSSAEQPERLLADVFRRLLTGVGDSDAT; translated from the coding sequence GTGAGGGTTCAGGTGTACGACGAGGAAGTTCAAGTACTGATCGCCGGCGGCGGCCTGGTGGGGCTCTCGCTCGCGGTATTCCTGCGTGATCAGGGCATATCCACCATCGTGCTGGAGCGGCACCCGGCCACCTCCATGCAGCCGAGGGGCCGGATGCTGACCTCGCGATCAATGGAGTTGTTCCACAGCATCGGGTTGGGGCAAGCCATTGTCGAGGCGCCGCCCTCGGTATTCCTCGAATACGGCGAGAGCGCGCGAGCGGAAACACTGGTCGGTGCGGAGGACTTCCGCACCGCTCGGCCACCGATGGACAGCGTGGCGGAATTCAGCCCGCACGAGCCGGCCCTGATCGACCAGAGCACCGTGGTTTCGCTGCTGCGCACGCGGGCCGAACAATGCGGGGCCGATATCAGGTTCGGCCACCGGATGGCCGGCTTCTATCAGCGCGGTCGAGGCGTCGATGTGGTCGCCGAGGAGCGTGCCGCCGGACGCCGCTACCGGGTGCGGGCCGAATATCTGGTCGCCGCCGACGGTCACCGGTCACCGACTCGCCGAAGCCTCGGCATCGAGATGCTCGGACCGGGAACGCTCCAGCACATCGCCAATATCGCATTCGAGGCGGATCTCACCGTCGCGCTGCGCGGGCGCCGACTGGCCCTCTGCTATCTGCGGCAACCCCGATCGGGGACATTGCTCGCGATACTCGACCGAAGCGATCGCTGGGTGCTCATGGTTCCCTACGATCCCGAAACCTCCGATGTGGACCGGGAATTCGACCGAGCCGGGTGCGTCGACATGATCCGCGCCGCGACCGGGATCGCCGACCTGGAACCGGCACTTCTAATGCCGTTTGCGGACGAGGCCCGGCTCGTGCACACGTGGGAGATGGCCGCCGCGGTGGCCGAGCGCTACCGCGTCGGCCGGGTACTGCTCGCGGGTGACGCGGCGCACATCATGCCGCCGGCCGGCGGATTCGGCGGGAATACCGGCATCCAGGACGCGCACAACCTGGCCTGGAAAATCGCCGCGGTGCTCGGGGGTGCGGCCGACCCGGGCCTGCTCGAGACCTATGAGCTGGAGCGACGTCCGGTCGCCCGGCTGACCTGCGAACACACCATTCAGCGGCTGCGTGGACGCACCGAAGCCGAAGGCGATAGCCAACTGGCCGCGAATTCTCCGGCTATCGGCCTCGGCTACCGCTACCGCTCACCGGCGATTCTGGCGGAGGACGACGATGGCCCGGACGTCCTGCACCCGCGCGATTTGAGCGGCTTACCGGGCACCCGCGCCGCCCATCTCGAGCTGGTTCGCGACGGGCGTCAGCTGTCGACCATCGACCTGTTCGGGCATCGGTTCGTCCTGCTGACCGGTCCGGAGGCGGTGGCGTGGTCCGCAGCGGGTCGCCGGTTCGCGGCCGAAAGCGGGATCGGCCTGGATGTCTACCGCCTCGGGCACGACGTGCACGATTCGCAGCGCCGCTGGAAGCAGAAGTACGGGGTGGACGACTCCGGCGCGGTGCTTATCCGTCCGGACGGTTTCGTCGCTTGGCGGGCGCCGTCCAGTGCCGAGCAACCGGAGCGGCTGCTGGCGGACGTGTTCCGGCGCCTGCTCACCGGTGTCGGCGATTCCGATGCGACTTGA
- a CDS encoding AfsR/SARP family transcriptional regulator: MGIIRFVTLGTLEVVHDGRPILITAPKVRNVLALFVLRANTVVRVDTLVEELWGDKPPRSAITTTQTYIYQLRKFFAHEFGMAGNEILATKDPGYVMHLGDQQVDVRQFMRLIGEGRALLESRDPYQASEVLGRALALWNGSALSNVDAGAVLEAHIAHLEEERIRALELRIEADLQLGRHRELIAELRNLTIAYPINEWFHSRLILALSRSGRRGEALAAYQNVRRILDNELGVGPSRELRKLQHEVLAADAV; the protein is encoded by the coding sequence ATGGGAATTATTCGATTCGTCACCCTGGGAACGCTCGAAGTGGTGCACGATGGCAGACCAATTTTGATAACAGCCCCCAAGGTTCGTAATGTCCTGGCGTTATTCGTCCTCCGGGCGAACACCGTCGTCCGGGTCGATACGTTGGTGGAGGAGCTCTGGGGAGATAAGCCGCCTCGTAGCGCGATTACCACTACCCAGACCTACATCTATCAACTCCGGAAGTTCTTCGCGCACGAGTTCGGTATGGCGGGGAATGAAATCCTCGCCACCAAGGACCCGGGTTACGTAATGCACTTGGGTGACCAGCAGGTGGATGTCCGCCAGTTCATGCGGCTTATCGGGGAAGGCCGGGCCCTGCTGGAGAGTCGCGACCCGTATCAGGCATCCGAGGTGCTCGGACGGGCACTCGCATTGTGGAACGGATCGGCGCTGTCCAACGTCGACGCGGGTGCCGTTCTGGAGGCGCACATCGCTCATCTGGAGGAGGAGCGTATTCGTGCGCTCGAACTCCGGATCGAGGCGGATCTGCAACTCGGCAGGCATCGTGAACTGATCGCCGAACTCCGCAATCTCACTATCGCGTATCCGATAAACGAGTGGTTCCACAGTCGTTTGATCCTGGCGCTGAGCCGATCGGGCCGGCGCGGCGAGGCACTGGCCGCGTACCAGAATGTTCGCCGCATTCTCGATAACGAACTGGGCGTGGGTCCTTCTCGGGAGTTGCGTAAATTGCAACACGAAGTACTCGCCGCCGACGCGGTATGA
- a CDS encoding SDR family NAD(P)-dependent oxidoreductase, with protein MSGGVFADRVVVVTGGGSGIGRAAAVAFAVQGARCVVVTGRRVEPLKETAGLHSAIVPVVADVRSVAGADAVAAVVPGVVDVLVHNAGILRPTPVGSFELDDVREVLETNVVGPLILTRRLLPLMSRSGANIVFVSSVVGQRRAAPGTSVLAAGKAAQDNLTRSWAVELAPRGIRVNAVAPGGVKSAAMKLTPSPEQLRRMSLVGRRGEPEEVATWITRLAEPSSGFVTGQILPIDGGMGLAAL; from the coding sequence ATGTCCGGTGGGGTTTTCGCTGATCGTGTTGTGGTGGTGACCGGTGGTGGTTCGGGGATCGGGCGGGCTGCTGCGGTGGCTTTCGCGGTTCAGGGTGCGCGGTGTGTGGTGGTGACGGGTCGGCGGGTTGAGCCGTTGAAGGAGACCGCTGGTCTGCATTCGGCGATTGTGCCGGTGGTTGCGGATGTGCGGTCGGTGGCGGGTGCGGATGCGGTGGCCGCGGTGGTGCCGGGTGTGGTGGATGTGCTGGTGCATAATGCCGGGATTTTGCGGCCGACGCCGGTGGGGTCGTTCGAGCTCGATGATGTTCGGGAGGTGTTGGAGACGAATGTGGTTGGTCCGTTGATCTTGACTCGGCGGTTGTTGCCGTTGATGTCCCGGTCGGGCGCGAATATTGTCTTCGTTTCCAGCGTCGTCGGCCAACGCCGCGCCGCACCGGGCACTTCCGTACTCGCCGCCGGTAAGGCCGCGCAGGACAACTTGACGCGGTCGTGGGCGGTGGAGTTGGCGCCGCGGGGCATCCGGGTCAATGCGGTCGCACCTGGGGGAGTGAAGAGCGCGGCGATGAAGCTGACCCCCAGCCCGGAGCAACTCCGGCGGATGTCGCTGGTCGGTCGCCGGGGCGAGCCGGAGGAGGTCGCCACTTGGATTACCCGATTGGCCGAACCGTCGAGTGGGTTCGTCACCGGCCAGATTCTTCCGATCGACGGTGGGATGGGACTCGCCGCCCTGTGA
- a CDS encoding cytochrome P450 family protein: MTEDMPVSGLFGPGFQLDPHPRLAAARAAGPLIRIEHPFLGTECWLALTYPAVRTVLADDRLVKPAEPGEPPSLNSSPPAHTRLRRLIQQAFTQRQVRALGPRIQALVDEMLDPLLARGSGDLVSELTNPLPIAVTCELVGVPRSDWAEVNRRTTGFAGGESADLIAEAFQMTWDYAVEFIAAKRACPGEDLTSALIAARDGSDRLSEDELIRLLMTLLVNGYLSSIKALANSVHALLDHPDQLALVAARPDLIDSAIEELLRFESPVTAVTWTAATDVVIEGVPVRADELVVTSFQAANRDPDYFTDPDRLDICRNPNPHLAFSHGIHHCLGKSLAQLEMRIVLETLLRRCPGLRLNGQARRQETRVVRGFESIPVALDSESVGSVATRKVGV; the protein is encoded by the coding sequence ATGACGGAGGATATGCCGGTATCCGGATTATTCGGCCCGGGATTTCAGCTCGACCCGCATCCGAGGCTCGCCGCGGCGCGGGCGGCCGGTCCATTGATCCGGATCGAACACCCTTTTCTGGGCACGGAGTGCTGGCTCGCGCTGACCTACCCCGCGGTCCGCACGGTGCTCGCCGACGATCGCCTGGTCAAACCGGCGGAACCGGGTGAACCGCCCTCACTGAACAGTTCACCGCCCGCGCATACCCGGCTGCGCCGGTTGATCCAGCAGGCATTCACCCAGCGGCAGGTGCGGGCGCTCGGCCCGCGGATCCAGGCATTGGTCGACGAAATGCTGGACCCGCTGCTCGCGCGTGGATCCGGTGACCTGGTCAGCGAGCTGACGAATCCGCTGCCGATCGCGGTCACCTGCGAGCTGGTCGGCGTACCGCGATCGGACTGGGCCGAGGTCAACCGCCGCACGACCGGGTTCGCCGGCGGTGAGTCCGCCGACCTTATCGCCGAGGCCTTCCAGATGACCTGGGACTATGCCGTGGAATTCATCGCGGCCAAGCGCGCGTGCCCGGGCGAGGATCTGACCAGCGCGCTGATCGCCGCGCGGGACGGTTCGGATCGACTCAGCGAGGACGAACTGATCCGGTTGCTGATGACTCTGCTCGTCAACGGCTACCTTTCCTCGATAAAGGCGCTCGCCAACTCCGTGCACGCACTGTTGGATCATCCCGATCAGCTGGCGCTGGTCGCGGCTCGGCCGGATCTGATCGATTCGGCCATAGAGGAGCTGCTCCGGTTCGAATCGCCGGTCACCGCCGTGACCTGGACGGCGGCGACGGACGTCGTCATCGAAGGGGTGCCGGTTCGCGCCGACGAGCTCGTCGTGACCTCCTTCCAGGCCGCGAACCGGGATCCGGACTACTTCACGGATCCGGACCGGTTGGATATCTGCAGAAACCCCAATCCGCATCTGGCCTTTTCCCACGGCATACATCACTGCCTCGGCAAATCTCTCGCGCAGTTGGAGATGCGGATCGTCCTCGAAACTCTGCTTCGGCGTTGTCCCGGCCTCCGGTTGAACGGGCAGGCACGGCGGCAGGAGACCCGGGTCGTGCGGGGTTTCGAATCAATTCCGGTGGCGCTCGACAGCGAGTCCGTCGGTTCCGTCGCCACAAGAAAGGTGGGTGTGTGA